In Gossypium raimondii isolate GPD5lz chromosome 12, ASM2569854v1, whole genome shotgun sequence, a single window of DNA contains:
- the LOC105763077 gene encoding UDP-N-acetylglucosamine diphosphorylase 2, whose amino-acid sequence MREPTMVVGADSNAAAAAVGGADGSPLPPPTSSPPQSLVERLKDYGQEHVFALWDELSPDERLHLVKDIQSLDLSRIDRIIRCSLRSQGLPVAAIEPVPESCVSSVEERTMEERERWWKMGLKAISEGKLAVLLLSGGQGTRLGSSDPKGCFNIGLPSGKSLFQLQAERILCVQRLAAQAKNEGSVTIHWYVMTSPFTDDATRKFFESHKYFGLEADQVTFFQQGTQPCISKDGRYVMETPFKVAKSPDGNGGVYTALKSSRLLEDMAARGIKYVDCYGVDNALVRVADPTFLGYFIDKGVAAAAKVVKKAYPQEKVGVFVRRGKGGPLTVVEYSELDSSLASAVNQQTGRLRFCWSNVCLHMFTLDFLSQVADGLEKDGIYHLAEKKVPSIHGYTMGLKLEQFVFDAFPYAPSTALFEVLREEEFAPVKNANGSNYDTPDSARLLVLRLHTRWVVAAGGFLTHSVPLYATGVEVSPLCSYTGENLESICRGRTFHAPCEIAF is encoded by the exons ATGAGGGAACCAACGATGGTGGTTGGCGCAGACAGCaatgctgctgctgctgctgttggCGGTGCTGATGGATCACCTCTCCCTCCACCGACGTCTTCACCGCCGCAATCATTAGTCGAGAGGCTCAAGGACTACGGCCAGGAACACGTTTTCGCCCTTTGGGACGAGCTTTCTCCTGATGAACGCCTCCACCTCGTCAAGGATATCCAG AGTTTGGATCTTTCGAGAATAGATCGGATCATTCGCTGCTCTCTTCGATCTCAAG GACTGCCGGTGGCAGCAATAGAGCCAGTTCCCGAGAGTTGCGTGTCCTCTGTAGAGGAGAGAACGATGGAGGAAAGGGAAAGGTGGTGGAAGATGGGATTGAAGGCTATATCGGAAGGCAAATTGGCTGTTTTGCTTCTATCCGGTGGCCAG GGGACTCGGCTTGGAAGTTCAGATCCCAAGGGATGTTTCA acATTGGACTTCCTTCTGGGAAGTCACTTTTTCAACTGCAAGCTGAGCGGATTTTGTGTGTTCAAAGATTAGCCGCACAAGCTAAAAATGAGG GCTCAGTGACTATACACTGGTATGTAATGACTAGCCCATTTACTGATGATGCAACACGTAAATTCTTTGAGAGTCATAAATACTTTGGTCTTGAAGCTGATCAA GTTACCTTTTTCCAGCAAGGCACCCAACCTTGCATTTCAAAGGATGGTAGATATGTCATGGAGACTCCATTCAAG GTAGCAAAGTCTCCAGATGGGAATGGAGGAGTATATACAG CTCTGAAATCTTCAAGATTGTTAGAGGATATGGCTGCAAGAGGGATTAAATACGTGGATTGCTATGGTGTTGATAATGCATTG GTTCGTGTAGCTGATCCAACTTTCTTGGGATATTTCATTGATAAAGGTGTAGCTGCTGCTGCTAAAGTTGTGAAAAAG GCCTATCCCCAGGAAAAGGTTGGTGTTTTTGTAAGGCGTGGTAAAGGCGGGCCACTTACTGTGGTTGAATACAGTGAATTAGATTCATCACTGGCTTCTGCAGTTAACCAGCAAACTGGACGCCTTCGTTTTTGCTGGAGTAAT GTGTGCTTACACATGTTTACTTTGGATTTCCTAAGCCAAGTGGCAGATGGCCTTGAGAAAGACGGCAT TTACCATCTGGCGGAGAAAAAGGTTCCTTCTATCCATGGGTATACAATGGGTTTGAAACTAGAGCAGTTCGTCTTTGATGCATTTCCATATGCTCCTTCAACTGCTTTGTTTGAG GTATTACGAGAGGAAGAGTTTGCACCAGTGAAAAATGCTAACGGTTCAAATTATGACACTCCAGACAGTGCAAGGTTGCTTGTTCTGCGGCTACACACACGTTGGGTAGTAGCTGCTGGTGGCTTCTTAACACATTCAGTGCCATTATATGCAACTG GTGTGGAGGTATCACCGCTTTGTTCGTACACTGGAGAAAACTTGGAGTCCATATGCCGTGGAAGAACATTTCATGCACCCtgtgaaattgcattttag
- the LOC105763078 gene encoding urease accessory protein D isoform X1: MEMEKGKVVVEKVRGKSSVIRSFSKYPLKFITPRKVGSSITDAVWIYSLTYGGGIVSGDSISVEFTIGDGCTAVLTTQSSTKVYKSLGSKCSEQVLEARIGSGALFVVIPDPVTCFSTARYSQKQVFRVVSDSSLVIVDWFTSGRHESGEKWDFELYRSSNCIFAEGNQPVFLDTVLLEQSSPVDIAERMHEYQVIAMVLIYGPKLKHVQDQVQENVKRLMSQQLQIPSTRLGCCAKTNSDNCLVRPAFIASCSAFGPKGMGVVVRVASTTTEAVYRFLHHQLAGMEPLLGVSPYS, from the exons atggaaatggagaaGGGAAAGGTTGTAGTGGAGAAGGTGAGAGGAAAGTCATCAGTGATAAGAAGCTTCTCAAAGTATCCACTTAAATTCATTACCCCAAGAAAG GTGGGTTCTTCCATTACCGATGCTGTCTGGATTTACAGCCTCACCTATGGCGGTGGCATTGTCTCC GGGGATTCTATTTCAGTTGAATTTACAATTGGAGATGGCTGCACTGCTGTTCTTACTACCCAATCCTCTACAAAG GTCTACAAATCTTTGGGATCCAAGTGTTCTGAACAAGTCTTGGAG GCAAGAATTGGTAGTGGTGCTCTATTCGTAGTCATTCCGGATCCAGTAACATGTTTTTCCACTGCAAGATATTCTCAGAAACAGGTCTTCAGAGTGGTGTCCGACTCAAGTTTGGTCATTGTAGATTGGTTTACAAGCGGTCGTCATGAGAGTGGGGAGAAATGGGATTTTGAACTTTACCGGAGCAGCAACTGCATATTTGCCGAAGGCAATCAACCTGTCTTTCTTGACACC GTCTTGCTAGAACAATCTAGCCCGGTGGATATAGCAGAACGCATGCACGAGTACCAAGTCATCGCAATGGTCTTAATCTATGG CCCAAAGTTGAAGCATGTTCAAGACCAAGTTCAAGAAAATGTGAAGAGGTTAATGTCTCAGCAATTACAGATTCCTTCCACTAGGTTGGGGTGCTGTGCTAAAACAAATTCAGATAATTGTTTGGTCAGGCCAGCTTTTATTGCTTCCTGCAGTGCCTTTGGTCCTAAG GGAATGGGTGTTGTTGTTCGGGTAGCTTCTACAACAACTGAGGCAGTCTATAGGTTCCTGCACCATCAATTGGCTGGGATGGAGCCCCTTCTCGGTGTATCACCCTATTCTTGA
- the LOC105763078 gene encoding urease accessory protein D isoform X2, protein MLSGFTASPMAVALSPYSLGDSISVEFTIGDGCTAVLTTQSSTKVYKSLGSKCSEQVLEARIGSGALFVVIPDPVTCFSTARYSQKQVFRVVSDSSLVIVDWFTSGRHESGEKWDFELYRSSNCIFAEGNQPVFLDTVLLEQSSPVDIAERMHEYQVIAMVLIYGPKLKHVQDQVQENVKRLMSQQLQIPSTRLGCCAKTNSDNCLVRPAFIASCSAFGPKGMGVVVRVASTTTEAVYRFLHHQLAGMEPLLGVSPYS, encoded by the exons ATGCTGTCTGGATTTACAGCCTCACCTATGGCGGTGGCATTGTCTCCGTATTCTCTC GGGGATTCTATTTCAGTTGAATTTACAATTGGAGATGGCTGCACTGCTGTTCTTACTACCCAATCCTCTACAAAG GTCTACAAATCTTTGGGATCCAAGTGTTCTGAACAAGTCTTGGAG GCAAGAATTGGTAGTGGTGCTCTATTCGTAGTCATTCCGGATCCAGTAACATGTTTTTCCACTGCAAGATATTCTCAGAAACAGGTCTTCAGAGTGGTGTCCGACTCAAGTTTGGTCATTGTAGATTGGTTTACAAGCGGTCGTCATGAGAGTGGGGAGAAATGGGATTTTGAACTTTACCGGAGCAGCAACTGCATATTTGCCGAAGGCAATCAACCTGTCTTTCTTGACACC GTCTTGCTAGAACAATCTAGCCCGGTGGATATAGCAGAACGCATGCACGAGTACCAAGTCATCGCAATGGTCTTAATCTATGG CCCAAAGTTGAAGCATGTTCAAGACCAAGTTCAAGAAAATGTGAAGAGGTTAATGTCTCAGCAATTACAGATTCCTTCCACTAGGTTGGGGTGCTGTGCTAAAACAAATTCAGATAATTGTTTGGTCAGGCCAGCTTTTATTGCTTCCTGCAGTGCCTTTGGTCCTAAG GGAATGGGTGTTGTTGTTCGGGTAGCTTCTACAACAACTGAGGCAGTCTATAGGTTCCTGCACCATCAATTGGCTGGGATGGAGCCCCTTCTCGGTGTATCACCCTATTCTTGA